From a region of the Osmia lignaria lignaria isolate PbOS001 chromosome 10, iyOsmLign1, whole genome shotgun sequence genome:
- the LOC117611756 gene encoding unconventional myosin-IXa isoform X2 — protein MDNCGSGVVQVFVGEWSPEYEALSIKATKQTSSAEIVECIIERLGLVDPSVGYELAEVVGNSVGQECKERRLGPSECPVALMLLWPKSAAQQEYYRFYLRKKQSDYLWSDSRFPMDPQLLKDYFNRFLYQPRDKEYPDLCQLPDLNEQTLLDNLRARFLAGNIYTYVGSILIALNPFKFYPIYNPKYVKLYQNRRLGPDIPPHIFAIADAAYHCMLKEKRNQCIVISGESGSGKTESTNFLLHHLTALSQKGSHGSGVEQTILSAGPVLEAFGNAKTAHNNNSSRFGKFIQVNYKENGMVHGAVVQKYLLEKSRIVSQGRNERNYHVFYYLLAGASEQEKQLLHLESCDRYNYLNKSGCYGLENIDERHEFSRLKQSMEMVGFTPEKQRRLFAVLSAVLLLGNVEFQPRKSYHHHDEAVGVKNPEVVALISELLRVKQETLLAALTAKRARASGETLVINYRLPEAIAARDAMAKCLYGALFDWIVLQVNHALLSKKDTLRDHQGNSIGVLDIFGFEDFKTCNSFEQLCINYANEQLQHYFNQHVFQYEQREYRKQGIRWTDIGYSDNSGCLNLIEGKPNGLLCLLDDQCNFPGATNETLLQKFNSVHKDNPFYEAPQRREAAFVVRHYAGAVKYQASNMREKNLDLMRPDGVVGVLKNSSLAFVRELVGADPVAVFRWAILRAFFRAHFAFQEAGRAHRHGRADGTKASVQNRYRTPNENLIRKNKSFRPRERGKKGLKNLQTVKTLAGRIQSYGTGPGKARKQPMTVSAQFQQSLHSLMDTLNQANPFFIRCIKSNANKVPNEFDEETVQRQLRYTGMLETVRIRQAGFNVRLTYEEFIQLYRMLLPKGLLSSQSDVRDFLLTLNLNRDNYQLGTTKVFLRESEKIKLDIELHQQIITSITTIQKWFRACLERRKFLRLRNAVVQIQSFWRMVIAQRFAHSLRSRIEAATHIQSAWRAYKQQSWFKKLKSCVITFQAHVRGNNARKAFAELKKQKKLLVGKIEEYKESQDQRELAYDNSKIYSRLRDSDESLTEDHGLLEYNTLRKSEFQNRLPSTRADNILRDSNIDTSMSYSKRKVTPTTRILQESSAILRNTEPLFTSEDFNERKSSLESLTSLRSYESQVSVNSSESQENSYCKPVPSTRTKRGDQSPVVATNTGLMNASSRLSSVSKRADSSSTGYSDGETDTEIPSAVHSAPPVFNATPPFPSPREIKYHQSNVNLSHSPNSDVWRRRADLSSINYSDYLLSGPQKTTLTRSPNVSCYKNITDNMFDQTQQEKPHEASNYNVKLDPNERFVHMESSSGREQRRLSDNNVPSERIENVPASSARRDQTYVHFNYLRRQNSEGDTSMKLDAVNDENVLKSSLLKGTTSKEKNSRPKEKCEPDVPVRSARRNRPSREVQCRSMGESVSEAGSGETKSLFLGTIKESDLHKSTNVRTRKDSPHEVASRSVTDWPVNKNESGSKTQQPGKRMRSNAITTLELRRRNSDPATKISGLSEDKAGTDTSPNDLKLAPGMNLLEWKGNLFTLAGHCFRKVARFAKDDVCVCCHEKMDAFVTQGYKCIDCKQLYHVKCIQNGGVLKMPCILANTPGRRKNRKPPRTPYDASKQTVAPKFSLTGTSAFSDSTDKIISDAKELALMQDFITKKIYIMEGQEEGRKPSEVDRVFKQALRKFKDDLVITYSVAIQQRVEGNIKYTDLIANFLHVMETVCKQENTTEDFPVTMGVNAFRGFMNEFMTLVKTEAPEKQSKSKRKKEKKRKQEEPTRHGNHMFQLTIINIPTACEVCTSFFMWPIERGLVCQNCKLTCHKKCYMRASAECGKDASLHEMNSHKVFGVPLYKLDCGDGKVPVVVDRLITTIEMHGLYTEGIYRKSGVSSKVKELKLKMDEGDLEKVDFENYQVHVLAAVLKSFFRDMPEPLLTFEYYDDFLHAANLTDPRDRISTLFAILKKLPKPNFDLMERLIVHLARVALHEVDNRMSPSALAIVFAPCILRTNRALPAQDSLQDVGRQTCCVETIVQEKLRVVRATLADINTLESACHTATHRLSSLRSSKIFSPEELNAATPNATARCGPTDRDRDRGDEEEAILVDHIQEIQKEKALLTSTLPSLTRASSDDDLLLSATDLDDGSLDDLLPSSADGLVRKKPIQRQSSADNAFPTIISVDEDMVMV, from the exons ATGGACAACTGTGGTTCAGGAGTAGTGCAAGTATTTGTGGGTGAATGGAGCCCAGAATATGAAGCACTGTCAATTAAAGCAACAAAACAAACTTCATCAGCTGAGATAGTGGAATGCATTATAGAAAGGCTTGGATTAGTTGATCCTTCTGTTGGTTACGAATTAGCAGAAGTTGTAGGAAATTCTGTTGGGCAAGAGTGTAAAGAAAGAAGACTTGGGCCATCCGAGTGCCCTGTGGCACTTATGTTACTATGGCCAAAAAGTGCAGCACAACAAGAATATTACAG GTTTTACTTGCGAAAAAAGCAATCAGATTATTTATGGTCAGACAGTAGATTTCCCATGGATCCACAACTCTTAAAGGACTATTTTAATAGATTCCTGTATCAACCACGTGACAAAGAATATCCAGATCTATGTCAGCTACCAGATCTTAATGAACAAACCCTATTGGACAACCTTCGGGCTAGGTTTTTAGCTGGaaacatatatacatatgttgGCAGCATATTAATTGCACTGAATCCCTTTAAATTCTATCCTATCTATAATCCAAAATATGTAAAACTCTATCAAAACAGAAGATTGGGGCCAGATATACCTCCACATATATTTGCCATAGCTGATGCAGCTTACCACTGCAtgcttaaagaaaaaagaaatcaatgcATTGTTATTAGCGGTGAGAGTGGTTCTGGTAAAACAGAATCAACAAATTTTTTACTGCATCATTTGACAGCACTTAGCCAGAAAGGTTCTCACGGTAGTGGTGTTGAACAGACAATACTTAGCGCTGGTCCAGTACTAGAAGCATTCGGAAACGCAAAAACTGCACACAACAACAATAGTAGTCGGTTCGGTAAATTCATACAGGTGAATTACAAAGAAAATGGAATGGTGCACGG GGCTGTTGTACAAAAGTATCTTTTGGAAAAATCAAGAATAGTTTCTCAAGgacgaaatgaaagaaattaccACGTATTCTATTACCTCTTGGCTGGTGCAAGTGAACAGGAAAAACAACTTCTGCATTTAGAAAGTTGTGAtcgttataattatttaaacaaaagtggtTGTTATGGATTGGAAAATATCGACGAGCGACATGAATTTTCGAGACTGAAACAATCTATGGAAATGGTTGGATTTACACCAGAAAAACAGAGACGATTGTTTGCAGTTCTGTCAGCTGTTCTTCTACTCG GCAATGTGGAATTTCAGCCGAGAAAATCTTATCACCATCACGATGAAGCTGTCGGAGTGAAAAATCCTGAAGTGGTTGCATTGATATCTGAACTCCTTAGAGTCAAACAGGAGACCCTTTTGGCCGCACTTACCGCTAAACGTGCGAGGGCTTCCGGAGAAACTTTAGTAATTAACTATAGACTTCCGGAAGCAATCGCGGCGAGAGatgctatggccaaatgtttgTATGGAGCTTTGTTTGATTGGATTGTGCTGCAG GTGAATCATGCTTTGCTTTCAAAAAAAGATACTCTCAGAGATCATCAAGGCAATAGCATTGGTGTATTAGATATTTTTGGTTTCGAAGATTTTAAAACGTGCAATAGTTTCGAACAATTATGTATAAATTATGCAAATGAACAGTTACAACATTATTTCAATCAACATGTTTTTCAATATGAACAACGAGAGTACAGAAAGCAGGGGATTAGGTGGACAGATATCGGATACAGTGATAATTCCGGCTGTTTAAACTTAATCGAAGGAAAGCCGAATGGCCTTCTCTGTCTCTTAGATGATCAATGCAA cTTTCCGGGCGCAACGAATGAAACATTGctacaaaaatttaattcagtACACAAAGACAATCCATTTTACGAGGCACCACAACGACGCGAAGCAGCTTTTGTTGTACGTCATTATGCCGGGGCTGTTAAATACCAAGCCTCTAACATGAGAGAAAAGAATTTGGACTTGATGCGACCCGACGGAGTAGTTGGtgtattgaaaaattcttctcTTGCTTTTGTTCGGGAATTAGTAGGTGCAGATCCGGTTGCTGTATTCAGATGGGCGATACTTCGAGCATTTTTTCGTGCTCATTTTGCTTTCCAAGAAGCTGGTCGAGCTCATAGACATGGTCGAG CCGATGGTACAAAAGCATCTGTACAAAACAGGTATAGGACGCCGAACGAGAATTTGATAAG GAAAAACAAATCGTTTCGACCAAGAGAACGTGGCAAGAAAGGtttaaaaaatcttcaaacCGTAAAGACGCTTGCTGGAAGAATACAGAGCTACGGTACCGGACCCGGAAAAGCAAGAAAACAACCCATGACAGTATCGGCACAGTTCCAACAAAGTTTGCATAGTCTTATGGATACTTTAAATCAAGCAAATCCGTTCTTCATCAGATGCATTAAGAGCAATGCTAATAAAGTACCAAATGAATTTGACGAGGAAACTGTGCAACGACAATTACGATACACAGGAATGTTAGAAACAGTTCGAATAAGACAAGCTGGATTTAATGTTCGATTAACATACGAAGAATTCATTCAACTTTATAGAATGTTACTACCTAAGGGTCTGTTGAGCTCTCAATCAGACGTTAGAGATTTTCTGTTAACGTTGAATCTCAACAGAGACAATTATCAGCTTGGAACGACTAAAGTATTTCTCCGAGAATCGGAAAAGATTAAATTGGACATAGAGCTACATCAGCAAATTATTACAAGTATTACAACTATACAGAAATGGTTCCGAGCTTGTctggaaagaagaaaattcctTAGACTAAGAAATGCAGTTGTACAAATACAATCGTTCTGGAGAATGGTAATTGCTCAAAGATTCGCGCATTCCTTACGCTCCAGAATCGAAGCTGCTACTCATATTCAATCCGCTTGGAGGGCATACAAACAGCAAAGTTGGTTTAAGAAGTTGAAATCCTGTGTAATTACCTTTCAAGCTCATGTCCGGGGTAACAACGCGAGAAAAGCTTTCGCGGAGCTCAAGAAACAGAAGAAGTTGCTCGTCGGTAAAATTGAGGAGTATAAGGAAAGTCAGGATCAAAGAGAGCTTGCGTATGACAATAGCAAGATATACTCCCGACTAAGGGATAGCGACGA ATCGCTGACGGAAGATCATGGACTTCTGGAGTACAACACCCTTCGCAAATCGGAATTTCAAAATCGTCTACCATCGACaag AGCGGACAATATACTTCGAGATAGCAATATCGATACGAGTATGTCATATTCCAAGCGTAAAGTTACGCCAACCACAAGAATATTACAGGAATCTAGCGCTATCTTAAGAAATACAGAGCCATTGTTTACTTCTGAAGATTTTAATGAGCGTAAAAGCAGTTTGGAAAGTTTGACCAGTTTAAGGAGCTACGAATCTCAAGTTAGCGTAAACAGCTCCGAGTCGCAAGAAAATTCTTACTGTAAACCTGTACCGAGCACCAGAACAAAGCGTGGCGATCAGTCGCCGGTGGTTGCAACAAACACAGGCCTGATGAATGCTTCCAGTCGGTTGTCGTCGGTTAGTAAACGAGCGGATAGTTCATCGACAGGCTACAGCGATGGAGAGACTGATACGGAGATTCCAAGCGCTGTACATAGTGCTCCGCCTGTTTTCAATGCTACTCCACCATTCCCAAGTCCCCGCGAAATAAAATACCACCAGTCTAACGTAAACTTATCGCATAGTCCAAATTCAGATGTCTGGCGTCGTAGGGCAGACCTTTCGTCCATTAATTATAGTGATTACTTGCTGTCTGGTCCGCAGAAAACAACGTTAACCCGTTCACCAAATGTTTCTTGTTACAAAAATATTACCGACAATATGTTTGACCAAACGCAACAAGAGAAACCGCACGAAGCGTCAAATTATAACGTGAAACTGGATCCGAACGAACGTTTCGTTCACATGGAAAGCTCTTCGGGTAGGGAACAACGTAGATTGAGCGACAATAACGTACCAAGTGAGCGAATCGAAAATGTACCAGCTTCCTCTGCAAGACGCGATCAGACCTACGTTCACTTCAATTACTTAAGAAGACAAAACTCGGAAGGTGATACGTCTATGAAGCTGGATGCCGTGAACGATGAAAATGTCTTGAAGAGTTCTCTGTTGAAAGGAACAACGTCCAAGGAGAAGAACTCAAGACCTAAGGAAAAGTGTGAACCGGATGTACCTGTTAGAAGTGCGAGAAGGAACCGACCGTCTCGCGAAGTCCAATGTCGGTCCATGGGCGAGAGCGTATCAGAAGCTGGTTCTGGAGAAACAAAGAGCCTCTTCTTGGGTACCATCAAGGAGAGCGATCTACACAAGTCTACGAACGTAAGAACTCGAAAAGATAGCCCACACGAAGTTGCATCGAGATCGGTGACTGATTGGCCCGTGAACAAAAATGAATCCGGATCGAAGACGCAACAACCTGGTAAACGTATGAGATCGAATGCTATAACGACCCTCGagctaagaagaagaaattcggATCCAGCTACGAAGATATCGGGACTCAGCGAAGACAAAGCTGGAACCGATACAAGTCCAAACGATTTGAAACTCGCTCCTGGAATGAATCTTCTAGAATGGAAGGGCAATCTTTTCACCTTGGCCGGTCATTGTTTTAGAAAAGTAGCAAGGTTCGCCAAAGACGACGTCTGCGTTTGCTGTCACGAAAAGATGGACGCGTTCGTAACGCAGGGCTACAAGTGCATCGATTGCAAGCAGTTGTATCACGTGAAATGTATTCAAAACGGCGGTGTACTTAAAATGCCGTGCATCTTAGCGAACACTCCGGGAAGACGAAAAAACCGGAAACCACCTCGTACACCTTACGACGCTTCGAAACAAACTGTCGCGCCCAAGTTCAGCTTAACCGGCACATCAGCTTTCTCGGACAGTACGGACAAGATAATATCCGATGCGAAGGAATTAGCACTGATGCAGGATTTCATTACGAAGAAAATATACATAATGGAGGGTCAAGAGGAGGGCAGAAAACCCAGCGAAGTAGATCGCGTGTTTAAACAAGCTCTGCGTAAATTTAAGGACGATCTAGTGATCACTTACAGCGTCGCTATACAACAACGCGTCGAGGGCAACATCAAATACACCGATCTGATCGCGAACTTCTTGCACGTGATGGAAACGGTGTGCAAACAAGAAAATACCACCGAAGATTTTCCGGTAACGATGGGCGTAAATGCTTTCCGAGGATTCATGAACGAATTTATGACGCTAGTCAAAACCGAAGCACCGGAGAAACAGAGTAAAAGTAAAcgtaagaaggaaaagaaacgaaagcaaGAGGAGCCCACGCGACATGGTAATCATATGTTCCAGTTAACTATCATAAACATACCTACAGCCTGCGAGGTATGCACGTCTTTCTTTATGTGGCCTATCGAGCGAGGACTTGTATGTCAAA ATTGCAAGTTGACTTGTCACAAAAAGTGCTACATGAGAGCATCAGCGGAGTGTGGAAAGGATGCGTCGTTGCACGAGATGAACTCGCATAAAGTTTTCGGTGTACCGTTGTACAAACTAGACTGTGGCGACGGCAAAGTGCCAGTGGTGGTGGATCGATTGATCACGACTATAGAGATGCACGGTCTTTACACGGAGGGCATCTATCGAAAGAGCGGTGTCAGTTCCAAAGTGAAGgagttgaaattgaaaatggaCGAAGGTGATTTAGAGAAGGTGGATTTCGAGAACTATCAGGTACACGTGTTGGCAGCGGTATTGAAAAGTTTCTTTCGGGATATGCCCGAGCCTCTGCTGACGTTCGAGTATTACGATGATTTCCTGCACGCTGCAAACCTGACGGATCCTCGCGATCGAATCAGCACGCTTTTCGCCATCCTGAAGAAGCTGCCCAAGCCTAACTTTGATCTGATGGAACGACTGATCGTCCATCTGGCAAGAGTGGCACTTCACGAAGTGGACAATCGTATGTCACCGTCAGCCTTGGCGATAGTCTTCGCGCCGTGCATCTTGAGGACGAACAGAGCGTTACCCGCGCAAGATTCCTTGCAAGACGTTGGCAGGCAAACCTGTTGCGTCGAGACTATCGTCCAAGAGAAACTTAGAGTCGTGCGAGCGACTTTAGCCGATATAAATACTCTGGAGTCAGCCTGTCACACGGCGACTCATCGTTTATCCAGTTTACGATCCTCGAAGATCTTCAGTCCAGAAGAATTGAACGCGGCGACCCCGAACGCAACCGCGAGATGCGGCCCTACGGACCGGGACAGAGATCGAGGCGACGAAGAAGAAGCAATTCTCGTCGATCATATACAGGAAATCCAGAAGGAAAAGGCCCTATTAACTTCGACTCTCCCTAGCCTAACGAGAGCTTCTTCAGACGACGACCTACTTCTATCTGCCACGGACCTGGATGATGGGTCTCTCGATGATCTTCTTCCATCTTCTGCCG ATGGACTCGTAAGGAAGAAACCAATCCAGAGGCAAAGTTCCGCGGACAATGCATTTCCTACGATCATCAGTGTCGACGAGGACATGGTAATGGTATGA